In Pseudodesulfovibrio hydrargyri, a single window of DNA contains:
- a CDS encoding DHA2 family efflux MFS transporter permease subunit, giving the protein MSLYKDPEEMTPAERWTIAATVVFGAFMAVMDTSVVNVSMPHMMGGFGSDLSAITWVATSYSIAEIIMVTMSGWWSALLGRKNYYLASFALFTIGSILCGTATSFSQMIIYRILQGIGGGALIPVSQAILRETFPPAQQGMAMALYGMGVVLAPALGPICGGWLTDAWGWPWIFYINVPFCAVGVLLTMRFIHDPPYLRRGIRSVDWLGIILLTVCLTGMQVVLERGNDENWFESSMIVWWTVASAAALLVLIFWELRSREPVVNFRVLKDRNLVLGSVMGLVFGVSLFGTTFVLPQFTQRILGYPAFESGLVLAPRALVLLLCMPLAGWAFQRVGAKPLLMTGLGVIVLAYYQLMQLSTTAGFLDLVPPLIVMGIGMPFMFVPLSTVSLMTVDKSQMTDASSIYTLTRRVGGNIGYSLAAVLLDRGEAIHRVYLTEHVSQLSRTTQEYLARTMDALLAKGVGTVHATRLALGLLEQKVMRQATMMAYNDISFVFGCLFLLLIPMIFLMPGRAAIRAVIGGRHK; this is encoded by the coding sequence ATGAGCCTGTACAAGGACCCGGAGGAGATGACTCCGGCCGAACGGTGGACCATCGCAGCCACCGTGGTGTTCGGCGCGTTCATGGCGGTCATGGACACCAGCGTGGTCAACGTGTCCATGCCCCACATGATGGGCGGCTTCGGCTCGGACCTCTCGGCCATCACCTGGGTGGCCACCAGCTATTCCATCGCCGAGATCATCATGGTCACCATGTCCGGCTGGTGGTCCGCGCTGCTCGGGCGCAAGAACTACTATCTGGCCTCGTTCGCCCTGTTCACCATCGGCTCCATCCTGTGCGGCACGGCGACCTCCTTTTCCCAGATGATCATCTATCGGATTCTCCAGGGCATCGGCGGCGGGGCGCTCATCCCCGTGTCCCAGGCCATCCTGCGCGAGACCTTTCCCCCGGCACAGCAGGGCATGGCCATGGCCCTGTACGGCATGGGCGTGGTCCTGGCCCCGGCACTGGGCCCCATCTGCGGCGGCTGGCTGACCGACGCCTGGGGCTGGCCGTGGATATTCTACATCAACGTGCCCTTTTGCGCCGTGGGCGTGCTCCTGACCATGCGTTTCATCCATGACCCGCCGTACCTGCGCCGGGGCATCCGCTCCGTGGACTGGCTCGGCATCATCCTGCTGACCGTCTGTCTGACCGGCATGCAGGTGGTCCTGGAGCGGGGCAACGACGAGAACTGGTTCGAATCCTCCATGATCGTCTGGTGGACCGTTGCCTCGGCTGCGGCCCTGCTCGTGCTGATATTCTGGGAGCTGCGCAGCAGGGAGCCGGTGGTCAACTTCCGCGTGCTCAAGGACCGCAACCTGGTGCTCGGCTCGGTCATGGGGCTGGTCTTCGGCGTCTCCCTGTTCGGGACCACCTTCGTCCTGCCCCAGTTCACCCAGCGCATCCTCGGCTACCCGGCCTTCGAGTCAGGCCTGGTCCTCGCCCCCCGCGCCCTGGTCCTGCTCCTGTGCATGCCGCTGGCGGGCTGGGCCTTCCAGCGGGTCGGGGCCAAACCGCTGCTCATGACCGGCCTCGGGGTCATCGTCCTGGCCTACTACCAGCTCATGCAGCTCTCGACCACGGCCGGATTCCTGGACCTCGTCCCGCCCCTGATCGTCATGGGCATCGGCATGCCGTTTATGTTCGTGCCCCTGTCCACGGTCTCCCTGATGACCGTGGACAAGAGCCAGATGACGGACGCGTCCTCCATCTACACCCTGACCCGGCGGGTGGGGGGCAACATCGGCTACAGCCTGGCCGCCGTGCTGCTCGACCGGGGCGAGGCCATCCACCGCGTCTACCTGACCGAGCACGTCAGCCAGCTGAGCCGGACCACTCAGGAATACCTGGCCCGGACCATGGACGCCCTGCTGGCCAAGGGCGTGGGCACGGTCCACGCCACGCGTCTGGCTCTCGGCCTGCTCGAGCAGAAGGTCATGCGCCAGGCGACCATGATGGCCTACAACGACATTTCGTTCGTCTTCGGCTGCCTGTTCCTGCTGCTCATCCCGATGATCTTCCTCATGCCCGGCCGGGCGGCCATCCGGGCCGTGATCGGCGGCAGGCACAAGTGA
- a CDS encoding S16 family serine protease: MGWFGKRRSSIPGEVASAPVETPAARPSPPPTPAHDSLREQVESAGLPPEILDTARAECERMDNLDPASPEYAISLNFLEVILSLPWNTATRDNLDIIRAEEVLDARHYGLQRVKDRILEFLAVKSLCSRRNPRILLVDDELIARENLTIVFQADGYEVEAVGNGLEAVAAMEREPANIVVSDLKMEGMDGMELLQVLRKRWPDTKVIMITGYATVKTAVDAMRRGADQYLGKPVNLTKLRRHVAELWEQSLRAQHLRGFVLCFTGPPGMGKTSIGKAIAEALGRKFMRLSLAGLRDEAELRGHRRTYVGAMPGRIIQGLRKVGTRNPVIMLDEVDKAVQDFQGDAVSVLLEMLDAEQNSAFVDHYLGLPFDLSAALFICTANGVERLPAPLRDRLEVIEFPSYTPGEKLQIATRYLIPEVMAQHGLDDRLVTIPGETVALLIKGYARESGLRKLRQQVASLCRKLAKRVLSEGLGKVVVDEAMLQELLGAPPYTSTPAQAKPRVGLATSLVWTEIGGEIIFIEAARMRGSKQLILTGSLGEVLRESAQTALSFCRSHADGFGIDPEFYAASDIHVHIPAGAVSKEGPSAGVAITIALLSLLTGRPARQDVASTGELSLLGEVLPVGGIREKLMAARSAGIPVVILPQGCEAAVKSVEDEVVEGLDIRYVSTMEEAAEIALCEADESAG, from the coding sequence ATGGGTTGGTTCGGCAAACGAAGGTCTTCCATTCCCGGCGAAGTGGCGTCCGCACCGGTGGAAACGCCTGCGGCGCGGCCCTCGCCGCCCCCCACACCGGCTCACGACTCCCTGCGCGAGCAGGTCGAATCCGCCGGGCTGCCGCCGGAGATTCTGGACACCGCCCGGGCCGAATGCGAGCGCATGGACAACCTGGACCCGGCCTCGCCTGAGTACGCCATCAGTTTGAATTTTTTGGAAGTCATCCTCTCGCTGCCGTGGAACACGGCCACCCGCGACAATCTGGACATCATCCGGGCCGAGGAGGTCCTCGACGCCCGCCATTACGGATTGCAACGGGTCAAGGACCGCATCCTCGAGTTTCTGGCCGTCAAGAGCCTCTGCTCCCGGCGCAATCCGCGCATCCTGCTGGTGGACGACGAACTCATCGCCCGCGAGAACCTGACCATCGTTTTCCAGGCCGACGGCTACGAGGTGGAGGCCGTGGGCAACGGGCTCGAGGCGGTTGCGGCCATGGAGCGCGAACCGGCCAACATCGTGGTCTCGGACCTCAAGATGGAGGGTATGGACGGCATGGAGCTGCTCCAGGTCCTGCGCAAGCGGTGGCCCGACACCAAGGTCATCATGATCACCGGATATGCAACGGTGAAGACGGCCGTGGACGCCATGCGCCGGGGCGCGGACCAGTACCTGGGCAAGCCGGTCAACCTGACCAAGCTGCGCCGGCACGTGGCCGAATTGTGGGAGCAGAGTCTCCGGGCGCAGCACCTGCGGGGCTTCGTGCTCTGTTTCACCGGCCCTCCGGGCATGGGCAAGACCTCCATCGGCAAGGCCATCGCCGAGGCGCTGGGGCGCAAGTTCATGCGCCTGTCCCTGGCCGGGCTGCGCGACGAGGCCGAGCTGCGCGGGCACCGGCGGACCTACGTGGGAGCCATGCCCGGCCGGATCATCCAGGGCCTCCGCAAGGTCGGCACCCGCAACCCGGTGATCATGCTCGACGAGGTGGACAAGGCGGTCCAGGACTTTCAGGGCGACGCCGTCTCGGTCCTGCTCGAGATGCTCGACGCGGAGCAGAACTCCGCCTTCGTGGACCATTACCTCGGCCTGCCGTTCGACCTGTCGGCCGCCCTGTTCATCTGCACGGCCAACGGGGTGGAGCGCCTTCCGGCCCCGCTGCGCGACCGCCTCGAGGTCATCGAGTTCCCGAGCTACACGCCCGGGGAGAAGTTGCAGATTGCAACCCGCTACCTCATTCCCGAGGTCATGGCCCAACACGGGCTGGACGACAGGCTGGTGACCATTCCAGGCGAGACCGTGGCCCTGCTGATCAAGGGGTATGCCCGCGAATCCGGGTTGCGCAAGCTCCGGCAGCAGGTCGCCTCCCTGTGCCGCAAGCTGGCCAAGCGGGTTTTGTCCGAGGGGTTGGGCAAGGTGGTCGTGGACGAGGCCATGTTGCAGGAATTGCTCGGCGCGCCGCCGTACACCTCCACCCCTGCCCAGGCCAAGCCCCGGGTCGGCCTGGCCACCAGCCTGGTCTGGACCGAGATCGGCGGCGAGATCATCTTCATCGAGGCGGCCCGCATGCGCGGCTCCAAGCAGCTCATCCTGACCGGCTCTCTGGGCGAGGTCCTGCGCGAGTCGGCCCAGACCGCTCTGAGCTTCTGCCGCAGCCACGCGGACGGGTTCGGCATCGACCCGGAGTTCTACGCCGCCTCGGACATCCACGTGCACATCCCGGCGGGCGCGGTCTCCAAGGAGGGGCCGAGTGCGGGCGTGGCCATCACCATCGCGCTGCTCTCCCTGCTCACCGGACGGCCGGCGCGCCAGGACGTGGCTTCCACCGGCGAATTGTCGCTGCTCGGCGAGGTCCTGCCCGTGGGCGGCATCCGCGAGAAGCTCATGGCCGCCCGGAGCGCGGGCATACCCGTGGTCATCCTGCCGCAGGGGTGCGAGGCGGCAGTCAAATCCGTGGAGGACGAGGTGGTCGAGGGGCTGGACATCCGCTATGTCTCGACCATGGAGGAGGCTGCGGAGATCGCCCTGTGCGAGGCGGATGAGTCCGCCGGATAG
- a CDS encoding universal stress protein, whose amino-acid sequence MKTFFKRISGNHSQTVIPAPAAATAAASAAADCVCNERQQCKILIVCKGQEFSRGIADYAVDMACKTRSSLVALNIDESGKDFDGFRSQAQRNIEYFNARAADAGLAFSHEIQQGDENAIVARMHEKDPSFRYVMDDSAAVCKNRRSIPVYTRATLRAK is encoded by the coding sequence ATGAAGACTTTTTTCAAGCGTATCTCCGGAAACCATAGCCAAACCGTCATCCCCGCACCTGCCGCCGCCACGGCAGCCGCTTCGGCCGCCGCCGATTGCGTCTGCAATGAAAGGCAGCAGTGCAAGATTCTCATCGTCTGCAAGGGCCAGGAATTTTCCCGTGGCATCGCGGACTACGCGGTGGACATGGCCTGCAAGACCCGCAGTTCCCTGGTGGCCCTGAACATCGACGAATCGGGCAAGGACTTCGACGGGTTCCGCAGCCAGGCGCAGCGCAACATCGAATACTTCAACGCCAGGGCGGCCGACGCGGGCCTGGCCTTCAGCCACGAAATCCAGCAGGGGGACGAGAACGCCATCGTCGCCCGCATGCATGAGAAGGACCCGAGCTTCCGTTACGTCATGGACGACTCCGCAGCCGTCTGCAAGAACAGGAGAAGCATCCCCGTGTACACCCGAGCTACGTTGCGGGCGAAATAA
- a CDS encoding sensor histidine kinase yields the protein MVRPNLRHTIILGIAIFTLAFGSIALLSLSNLNRLQEAVLLVERADDLRNLILEIRREEKNFFLYQDSSLFSVGRENLNRAGTILDELSGEIAKLHGEAHGADLDQGMRRYGELLTRFSNAAGDIGENSPAAHALRETGQNLVEHSRAIAELERDNILNINQRLRMTLFISMGVVALVVLALVIFVSKAILGPLTQVQAATRRIAQGTFVPLAVREDGDEIQQVFVALNSMVDELKKRQTQLVQAQKLSSIGTLASGIAHQLNNPLNNISTSAQILAEETGGKDRFADKMMANITQETLRARDIVKGLLEFSRHKDFSPAPCNLREVLESAVRLVSGQLGPRIGVDIRVPDDVTLYLDRQRFQEALLNLIINSIQAIGDADGTITIETSRETDHKVLTISDNGPGMSPDTLQRIFDPFFSTKEVGQGTGLGLYIVYGIIEEHRGTIRVDSAPGEGTSFIIKLPLEPEENA from the coding sequence GTGGTCAGACCCAATCTGAGACATACCATCATACTCGGCATAGCCATCTTCACCCTGGCCTTCGGCAGCATCGCCCTGCTCTCCCTGTCCAACCTGAACAGGCTGCAGGAGGCGGTCCTTCTGGTGGAACGGGCAGACGATCTGCGCAACCTGATTCTCGAAATCCGCCGCGAGGAAAAGAACTTCTTCCTCTACCAGGACAGCTCCCTGTTCTCCGTGGGCCGCGAGAACCTCAACCGCGCCGGGACCATCCTCGACGAGCTGTCCGGCGAGATCGCCAAGCTCCACGGCGAGGCGCACGGCGCCGACCTGGACCAGGGCATGCGGCGCTACGGCGAACTGCTCACCCGGTTCAGCAACGCGGCCGGGGACATCGGCGAGAACAGCCCGGCCGCCCATGCCCTGCGCGAGACCGGCCAGAACCTGGTGGAGCACTCCAGGGCCATCGCCGAGCTGGAGCGCGACAACATCCTGAACATCAACCAGCGGCTGCGCATGACCCTGTTCATCTCCATGGGCGTGGTCGCCCTGGTGGTCCTGGCCCTGGTGATCTTCGTGTCCAAGGCCATCCTCGGGCCGCTGACCCAGGTTCAGGCGGCCACGCGGCGCATCGCCCAGGGGACCTTCGTGCCCCTGGCCGTGCGCGAGGACGGCGACGAGATCCAGCAGGTCTTCGTGGCCCTCAACTCCATGGTCGACGAGCTCAAGAAGCGCCAGACCCAGCTGGTCCAGGCGCAAAAGCTTTCGTCCATTGGCACGCTTGCCTCGGGCATCGCCCACCAGCTGAACAACCCGCTGAACAACATCTCCACCTCGGCCCAGATCCTGGCCGAGGAGACCGGCGGCAAGGATCGGTTCGCGGACAAGATGATGGCCAACATCACCCAGGAAACCCTGCGTGCCCGCGACATCGTCAAGGGGCTGCTCGAATTCTCCCGGCACAAGGACTTCTCGCCCGCGCCGTGCAATCTCAGGGAAGTCCTGGAGAGCGCGGTGCGCCTGGTCTCGGGCCAGCTCGGGCCGCGCATCGGCGTGGACATCCGGGTGCCGGACGACGTGACCCTGTACCTGGACCGGCAACGCTTCCAGGAGGCCCTGCTCAACCTGATCATCAACTCCATACAGGCCATCGGCGACGCGGACGGAACCATCACGATCGAGACCTCGCGGGAGACGGACCACAAGGTCCTGACCATTTCCGACAACGGGCCGGGCATGTCCCCGGACACCCTGCAGCGCATCTTCGACCCGTTCTTCTCCACCAAGGAGGTGGGCCAGGGCACGGGCCTGGGCCTGTACATCGTCTACGGCATCATAGAGGAGCACCGGGGCACCATCCGTGTGGACTCCGCCCCCGGCGAGGGGACCTCCTTCATCATCAAACTCCCCCTTGAGCCCGAGGAGAACGCATGA
- a CDS encoding HlyD family secretion protein, producing the protein MSDDNANNSPASRLKGLIAKRKGLGSRKTLLVLGPVVLVLAVALGYPLYLRIMTHESTDDAFVEAHVVSMSPRVAGHVAEVPVHDNQWVEKGDLLVQVDQRTFQVALDVAKARLQSADAAMQEAEAEVSAARSLVAQRNAALSSNRSELAQARAGVDEYAAGHSRDENDFKRMDEMVEAGAVSRQEYDHARAQAAVSKAKLLSARKKIDTQSAQIRQAVASAQAAEDELLQAQAVVDKRRAEANEAEAQVRQAELDLSYTRITAPCAGFVTKKSVEPGAYVQVGQQLLSVVGRDVWVVANFKETQISGMRPGQPVDIEVDAYPDVVFKGRVDSIQRGTGSRFTLLPPENATGNFIKVVQRVPVKIVLDRRNGGNGYLLAPGMSVIPDVDLADRPGHDGLAAADPGRATAMQ; encoded by the coding sequence ATGAGTGACGATAACGCGAACAACAGCCCGGCCTCCAGGCTCAAGGGGCTGATCGCCAAGCGCAAGGGGCTGGGGTCCAGGAAGACCCTGCTCGTCCTGGGACCGGTGGTCCTGGTCCTGGCCGTGGCCCTGGGCTATCCCCTGTACCTGCGGATCATGACCCACGAATCCACGGACGACGCCTTTGTGGAGGCCCATGTGGTCTCCATGAGCCCGCGCGTGGCCGGGCACGTGGCCGAGGTGCCGGTGCACGACAACCAGTGGGTGGAAAAGGGCGACCTGCTGGTTCAGGTGGACCAGCGTACCTTCCAGGTGGCCCTGGACGTGGCCAAGGCGCGGCTGCAGTCCGCCGACGCGGCCATGCAGGAGGCCGAGGCCGAGGTTTCGGCCGCGCGCTCCCTGGTGGCCCAGCGCAACGCTGCCCTGTCCTCCAACCGTTCCGAACTGGCCCAGGCCAGGGCCGGGGTGGACGAATACGCAGCCGGGCACAGCCGCGACGAGAACGATTTCAAGCGCATGGACGAGATGGTCGAGGCCGGGGCCGTGTCCCGCCAGGAATACGACCACGCCCGCGCACAAGCCGCCGTGTCCAAGGCCAAGCTCTTGTCCGCCAGGAAGAAGATCGACACCCAGTCGGCCCAGATCCGCCAGGCCGTGGCCTCGGCCCAGGCCGCCGAGGACGAACTGCTCCAGGCCCAGGCCGTGGTCGACAAGCGCCGCGCCGAGGCCAACGAGGCCGAGGCCCAGGTCCGCCAGGCCGAGCTGGACCTGTCCTACACCCGGATCACCGCCCCGTGCGCCGGCTTCGTGACCAAGAAGTCCGTGGAGCCGGGGGCCTACGTCCAGGTGGGCCAGCAGCTCCTGTCCGTGGTCGGGCGCGACGTGTGGGTGGTGGCCAACTTCAAGGAGACCCAGATTTCCGGCATGAGGCCCGGCCAGCCCGTGGACATCGAGGTGGACGCCTATCCCGACGTGGTCTTCAAGGGGCGCGTGGACTCCATCCAGCGCGGCACCGGCTCCCGGTTCACCCTGCTGCCGCCCGAAAACGCCACCGGCAACTTCATCAAGGTGGTCCAGCGCGTGCCGGTGAAGATCGTCCTGGACCGGCGAAACGGCGGCAACGGCTATCTCCTGGCCCCGGGCATGTCCGTGATCCCGGACGTGGATCTGGCGGACCGGCCGGGGCATGACGGCCTGGCTGCGGCGGATCCCGGCCGCGCCACGGCGATGCAATAG
- a CDS encoding TetR/AcrR family transcriptional regulator has protein sequence MKEDSAKEQRILDTAAELFSRQPFHKVLLSDVARAAAVGKGTLYLYFKSKDDLYFAVLFREFSTLIDSMRRFLDENALGPGEQLAGVVRILAEHFHTTSFNMELLGSVITCPVTDEWKQLRADLWDLFARIIRRGIDKGVFRDEAPDLTARYISGLVRAVCLFAPANADLDSVCRHASGFVLRGLALER, from the coding sequence ATGAAGGAAGACAGCGCAAAGGAACAACGCATCCTGGACACGGCGGCCGAGCTTTTTTCCCGGCAGCCCTTTCACAAGGTTCTCTTGAGCGACGTGGCCCGCGCGGCTGCGGTGGGCAAGGGGACCCTGTACCTCTATTTCAAGAGCAAGGACGACCTCTATTTCGCGGTCCTGTTCCGGGAGTTCTCCACCCTGATCGACTCCATGCGCCGCTTTCTGGACGAGAACGCCCTCGGCCCGGGCGAGCAGTTGGCCGGAGTGGTCCGCATCCTGGCCGAGCATTTCCATACCACCTCCTTCAACATGGAGTTGCTGGGTTCCGTGATCACCTGCCCGGTGACCGACGAGTGGAAACAGCTGCGCGCAGACCTCTGGGATCTGTTCGCGAGGATCATCCGGCGCGGCATCGACAAGGGCGTGTTCCGCGACGAGGCCCCGGACCTGACGGCCCGATACATCTCCGGACTGGTTCGGGCGGTCTGCCTGTTCGCGCCCGCGAACGCCGACCTGGATTCGGTTTGCCGCCACGCCAGCGGATTCGTCCTGCGCGGGCTCGCTCTGGAACGGTAA
- a CDS encoding sigma-54-dependent transcriptional regulator, whose amino-acid sequence MTAASILVIEDERIARENLTHVLTGSGYMVTAIASAEEGMRELDKKEFDLVITDLMLPGMDGIQLLEHIRAHHPLTIVIVVTGHATVANAVKAMQKGAHSYIAKPLKLDELRLQVERALEQHALSVEVRRLREIIAQGKRDLPLVGESDAFVQLKKDVRQLAQMNCNVLIQGETGTGKELVAQGIHMLSTRSGERFMAINCGTFTAELMDKELFGHEKEAFTGANRGQKGILEAADGGTVFFDEIGELPLNMQVKLLRVLQERNFLRVGGTKEIPVDIRVIAATNCDLHELVEKGEFRQDLYYRLNVVTLHAPPLREHREDIPILIGHFLEKHRQPGQTINSIDQDTLDILMSYPFPGNVRELENIVQRALALGQGTTFTPELLPAEIAETEAKAPLATLEDMEKSYIRKVLASSAGNKTQAARILGIDRVSLWRKIKRYHLE is encoded by the coding sequence ATGACGGCCGCGTCCATCCTGGTCATTGAAGACGAACGCATCGCCCGCGAAAACCTGACCCACGTCCTGACCGGGAGCGGGTACATGGTCACGGCCATCGCCTCGGCCGAGGAAGGCATGCGCGAGCTGGACAAGAAGGAATTCGACCTGGTCATCACCGACCTGATGCTGCCCGGCATGGACGGCATCCAGCTGCTCGAGCACATCCGCGCCCACCATCCCCTGACCATCGTCATCGTGGTCACGGGCCACGCCACCGTGGCCAACGCGGTCAAGGCCATGCAGAAGGGGGCGCACTCCTACATCGCCAAGCCGCTCAAGCTCGACGAACTGCGGCTGCAGGTGGAGCGCGCCCTGGAGCAGCACGCCCTGTCCGTGGAGGTCCGGCGGCTGCGCGAGATCATCGCCCAGGGCAAGCGCGACCTGCCTCTGGTGGGCGAGAGCGACGCCTTCGTGCAGCTCAAGAAGGACGTCCGCCAGTTGGCCCAGATGAACTGCAACGTGCTCATCCAGGGCGAGACCGGCACCGGCAAGGAGCTGGTGGCCCAGGGCATCCACATGCTCTCCACCCGGTCGGGCGAGCGGTTCATGGCCATCAACTGCGGGACCTTCACGGCCGAGCTCATGGACAAGGAGCTGTTCGGCCATGAAAAGGAGGCCTTCACCGGGGCCAACCGGGGCCAGAAAGGCATCCTGGAGGCGGCCGACGGGGGCACGGTATTCTTCGACGAGATCGGCGAACTGCCGCTGAACATGCAGGTCAAGCTGCTGCGGGTGCTGCAGGAGCGCAACTTTCTGCGCGTGGGCGGGACCAAGGAGATTCCGGTGGACATCCGGGTCATCGCGGCCACCAACTGCGATCTGCACGAGCTGGTGGAGAAAGGCGAGTTCCGCCAGGACCTCTACTACCGCCTGAACGTGGTCACCCTGCACGCCCCGCCCCTGCGCGAACACCGCGAGGACATCCCCATCCTCATCGGCCATTTCCTGGAAAAGCACCGCCAGCCGGGCCAGACCATCAACTCCATAGACCAGGATACCCTGGACATCCTCATGTCGTACCCGTTCCCGGGCAACGTGCGCGAGCTGGAGAACATCGTCCAACGGGCGCTGGCCCTGGGCCAGGGCACGACCTTCACCCCCGAGCTGCTGCCCGCCGAGATCGCGGAGACCGAGGCCAAGGCGCCGCTGGCCACCCTGGAGGACATGGAGAAATCCTACATCAGAAAGGTGCTGGCCTCATCGGCCGGGAACAAGACCCAGGCCGCGCGCATCCTGGGCATCGACCGCGTCTCCCTGTGGCGCAAAATCAAGCGCTACCACCTGGAATAG